Genomic window (Lycium barbarum isolate Lr01 chromosome 2, ASM1917538v2, whole genome shotgun sequence):
GGCACTCATCCAAACAACCACAAGATTCGGAATCAATGACGAATTTACTTTAATGGCTTTCATAGTTATCCTGCAAAagtgattacaacaacaacaaacccagtgtaatcccacaagtgaggtctggggagggtagtgtgTACGCAGATGTTATCCCGCAAAAGTGATTAACTTACACACAAAAAAATTGAAACTGGTAATGTCAATTAATTTACATAATATAATTCAGAATCTTTGCAAACCCGAAGGAATTCATATAAAAGAGCATCAACCGCTACCCCAGCCCACACCCTAGTCCAGAAGCAGAAAACAGGACAGCCAATTAACAATATATACCAGGAAAACAGTACTAATATTTAGTTTCTTGGtgaagggggaaaaaaaaagaaaaagagagcaTTGTCAGTTTGTCACCTTCAAAGGATACAAACAAACTAGCAACAAAATCCCCAGGAAATAGCAGAATCTAGTGTACAAGTCATTCAGTCCAGATAACTGAGGAAGTTAAGAACAGAGATTTGAAAGACTTCTAAGAGGACAGCTTTTGCTGTACCTATAGGAGCTTCAAAACTTTGAAGCAACTGAACAATAGCTTTTGCATCTAAGCGTTTCCTCAGTCCTTTGCCAACAAGTACCTTCAAGTGAGGAGAATCAAACACCTAGAGACAATGAGAAGCACACTTCAGATTTAGAAGTAAACAAATCGATGAGCAAGGTACTAACTTCTTAGAGCAcaagatccttttttttttttccttctttggtTTGAGATTGATGGATATACATTTCACAGCTCACTTAACTCTATTGGAAAATTAACTGAGAAAAGCTCCAATAAGTAACTATTAGTTGTTTGGTTTACCCAACCCCACATTTAGTGACCCAAAATACCAACCTAATGGTTATACGGAACGACTCTTATCACTAGAGCAGCCCTCACTTGTCTCGGCAACTACTAGTTGCAGTTTCAATATTTTAACCAAGCACCTAAATAACAAACTTGGACTCTGAAAAGAACTATGTTACTACTACTACTCACAAGAAAACATTAAAAGTTTATGGATATCCAAAGAAGGTATAACTGCCAGATATAACATTGGCTGAAATAGAGTGGAAAAGGGTAATCACAAAGTGCTCAAATCTTCAAAATGCTATATGCTGAATTTTTATATGCTGTTTGGTTGGAAAGAAATCAAAGGATCTTTGAACAGAAGAATAGAGGGTGGGAGTTGATTGCTAGAGAGTTGCCTATATGTGTGGTATTCGAGCGGGGAAAGGATCTGCAACTGCTGTTCATCAGTTTCTATTTTAAGTTGTAGCTGTTTTTCCTATTAGTCTGATCACTGATGTAGtttacaacaacaacccagtgaaatcccacaacgtggggtctggggagggtagagtgtacgcagaccttactcctaccaaggtaggacggctgtttccgaaagaccctcggctcaataaaaaacataaaaagaggtcagataaggctaagagattcaaagcgatatggaaatgaagtaacgcaagcgacacagataacatagaataatcaaagcacaggaaataacagataatagcataaatcagagcacaagaattatactacgataatgcgactactaataagacaggataatgagactatctactagccttctaccctaatgtgggtcctccaaaccctcctatctaaggtcatgtcctcggtaagctgtaactgcgccatgtcgtgtctaattacctctccccaatacttctttggcctacccctacctcgtctgaaaccatccatggccaacctctcacacctccgcactggggcatctgtgtctctcctcttcacatgcccaaaccatctcaatctcgcttctcgcatcttgtcttccaccgaggccactcccaccttgtcccgaatatcctcattcctaatcctgtcactccaggtgtggccacacatccatctcaacattctcatctcagcaactttcatcttttgaacgtgagaaatcttaactggccaacactccgccccatacaacatagtcggtctaaccaccactttgtagaacttgcccttaagttgtggtggcaccttcttgtcacatagcactccggaagcaagcctccatttcatccaccctgccccaatacgatgtgtgacatcatcgtcaatctccccactgccttgcataatagacccaagatacttgaaactacttttcttctggatggcttgggtaccaagcctcacttccaagccagcctcctgaggtgcttcactaaacttacactctaagtactctgtcttggtcctactcagcttaaaccctttagactccaaagtttgtctccaatcctccagcttagcgttttCTGATGAGAAAATAGCAAGTGAGTATAAACTTGCTAAAGCTTTGCAACTCTTTACTGGTAATTAATGCAAAAGTTTAGTTACCAAAGAAAAACACTCGTTTCAAGTTATGTGGCTTGATTTGGAGTACAACGGTTAACTAACTAATGTTCAGTGTAAAATTCGGACATAGAatcttcaatttttattttatttttgaaataaaatatatgtatttaaaaactacataaagttacaatagttaacaattcaaaatatttagaaagTATTTGAAAACATTATGATAAAGCCAAATATTCTTTGACTCTCCAAATAGTAACTAAGACACATAGGGGTCGTATGTAAGAGGTATTAGAGAAAATAATACTGGTATTAGCTTTGGTATTATTTAATCTCTTGTTTGGTAGTGTTTTCAACCTATGTATTAGTTATACACCCTATccagtactattcttatacatagtaaaCCATGGCATTAACAATACCAATACTATTCCTATTCTAATACGCACAATTGAGTACTCCTTTCGTCCCAATTTGTATGAAACTCGTTCCTTTTTTGTCAATCCCAAAATAGTAACAATTGAACTTTAAAATACccattatacccttaatgaatcTAATACTCCCTCCTTTcagttttacttgtccactatggactttgtacaccccttaagaaataataaatgaagtgcatattttaccataatactcatattaattaGTGTATAATCTTAATGGACTTGGAAAATGATTTGGAATGAGTAGTTAATGCTAAGGGTTAAACAGGATAAGTAAATTgttttttctcttgatatgcgaaagtagaaaagtaaaagtgaaaatctatttttagtataatggacatGTAAaggtgaacggagggagtacttattttagaccacaagttcaaaatttcttcctttatttcttaaacttcgtgtccagtcaaacaccctcatataaattagaatggaagaatactatttaaaaattatgcaatgcatgttatttGATACAACAACCCAAACAGCCCATTAAAATTAATGCCAGCGTGCATAACTAATCACAACATAACTAATCCAGCATTACTAATACACTCTTACTATTCTTATAcaccctaccaaacgaccccatgAAGTTAAACAAAGGGAGTAGATAGAGAGTTTGGGAAAATTATGCTTTATGGctacttttaaaaatatttacgcAACATAGCCCAtactttgtgtataaacacccgaTTTTCGACATACTTGCGTATAAACACgttttatacactattatacactttatacaaggttgatacattatgtataatgcttccACCTAAGTATAAATGTATAATGCTCCCTTTGTCCTAATTTCTGTgaaacacttttctttttagtctgacCCAAAAATAgaattattaaaaaataatttaacttaaaacttccctTTTTACGGCAACAAAAATAtgtatgacttattttagaccacaagtttcaaaagtcattcatttctttcttaaacttcgcgtctggtcaaactatatcacataaataaGGACAGACTGAGGGAGGGAGTATTGTATATTGGGCTAtgtggcgtaaatattttcaaaagctgTATATTACCTGAGGAGGTTGATTTGGTTTTAAGAGTGCTAAGGCACCAGAAGTATCCGGGTCAACTCCAATAACCCAACCCGTGTTCAAAGGCTCTGTGTATGGAAATGGGCAAGATAAAGACTCTAACCAGTCCATTTTCAACTGAGCTTCCAAAATTCCTTTACTGCCCCTACCCTTTGAAGCTCCATTTCTTGGAGTAGTAGTAGTTGGGTTTTGTTCTATGACAGGGGTAGTAGTTATTATAACGGGTGCTGAAGATGATGAAGTTGAGAAGAGTTTGAATGTAGTAAATCGAATTGTGGGGATTAGTTTTGAAGCCATTATTGGGGTTATGAATTGTAATGGTTGGGTTTGTGCGACAATTGATTCCATGGATTTTCAAGATTGGTTTATTAGTTTTGGAACAGAAGTGTTGTATGGTTTGAGGGAAATAAAGAGGGAAAGGAAAAGAGTCATATTTGCCGAACCCGCGACTATTGTAgcgcaaacaaaaaaaaattgaaccaaactagcgcaaaaaaaaaaaaaaaaaaaaaaattggtaggcTTCACGTACCAATTTCGTGCGTAAAGGAGCtgttttgtttttttggttttttttgtgttacctttcaaatcatgtttttttccatactttgggcaaagattagtcatgtttcaaaatcccaaaatatcaatattttatataaaacttaatatctttttttgcgtacaataatgtcggctcattacatcaagtccacctaaacgtttggatcgtcgttttagaggttctaaagtgccccgaagtaagttttgaaacttgtcatatttatagggttttgatttaagtgttttattatatttgaatgtacaaatataaatatttgatttaataataattcatccaatacgagaggtttatactatttaaaaaataattcattccatttaattacaatactaattcaaagcaatacaataataaattacaataacaatacaatcttcaaaTTAGTGGGTAAAAGAAGAAAACCCTTTCACGCACAGTTTCTATGCGTGAAAGGTTAAGTTTTTCCACCATGCCTGAAAGGTTAAGTTTttcactttcacgcacagatttaaTAGGTTACCTTTTTTTAACCTATTaaaatcacgttttttccatacgtcgcacgagttattattaagataactaattatcattaagaaaataataacataaaatgtacacttTATTTACAACATTCACAATCTCAGGTCCCACAAGTGGGAGCCTTTAGAGTTCGGCTAGTCCTAAGGCTAaccccaccaccaccatcatcatctccatcccccttCCTCCTCTTAATCTGTACATGCTCTATCACATGATCATCCTTGCTTCCCTTCCTTCCCTTCTTTCGACCCGGACCCCGGTTCATAACATGTTTTCTATGGGAAATGACGGTGGGCGGTGGGGCCGGTTCATAACATGGCTCCTCGTCAATCTCATCAGGAGATGGGTCCACAAcctaaaataacatataaacaatttaatttaaatttattctaaaatgaacctgaaataaataaataattaataaattattttattttattgtaaaaatcaaacctgtgtgtcgacggcctcctgagatgtctggtgagagggctcctgagctggcTCCTCAATGGTCTCTTGAGTGGGCCCCGGTGcaggagatgggtccacaggcgtagaagaatgaacctgaaataatatataaacaatTTAGATTAGATTTAACCTGAAAtaaacaaataattaataaattattttactttcttgtaaaagtcaaacctgtgtgtcgacggcctcctgagatgcctggtgagagggctcctgagcggcccccggagcaggagatgcagatggtgccgTATCAAACACGAAGTCCTCGAACATGGAGTCGTCGAAGTGCAGATGTAggccaccctgtagatcacgaacCGGCCGCTCACCC
Coding sequences:
- the LOC132626378 gene encoding Holliday junction resolvase MOC1, chloroplastic-like isoform X1, with the protein product MESIVAQTQPLQFITPIMASKLIPTIRFTTFKLFSTSSSSAPVIITTTPVIEQNPTTTTPRNGASKGRGSKGILEAQLKMDWLESLSCPFPYTEPLNTGWVIGVDPDTSGALALLKPNQPPQVFDSPHLKVLVGKGLRKRLDAKAIVQLLQSFEAPIGTIAYVEQSTPYPQDGKQGWWSGGFGYGLWIGLLVASGFSVIPVPSSAWKSEFQLTRERSNKDYSREAASSLFPSLSTLLKRKKDHGRAEALLIAAYGKGIKINSEPLCSVEN
- the LOC132626378 gene encoding Holliday junction resolvase MOC1, chloroplastic-like isoform X2: MESIVAQTQPLQFITPIMASKLIPTIRFTTFKLFSTSSSSAPVIITTTPVIEQNPTTTTPRNGASKGRGSKGILEAQLKMDWLESLSCPFPYTEPLNTGWVIGVDPDTSGALALLKPNQPPQEQLRTLNNQLRIHKTGWWSGGFGYGLWIGLLVASGFSVIPVPSSAWKSEFQLTRERSNKDYSREAASSLFPSLSTLLKRKKDHGRAEALLIAAYGKGIKINSEPLCSVEN